One Drosophila subobscura isolate 14011-0131.10 chromosome U, UCBerk_Dsub_1.0, whole genome shotgun sequence DNA window includes the following coding sequences:
- the LOC117900645 gene encoding uncharacterized protein LOC117900645: protein MFLDYNGNPIDVTPDNVQDYEYDKHGIMLLTSSETEAYLPPKWQGTIYGTMEMLINYRDNFDTDSDLLKFHALQAYEPELVCCRNVVVELTVLPSGQSLYSDAELAVFIVHLFKAVTNPDGTETIEANTTSLLSKEIGTELKFCPHDNHYHMRLMQEGIDVVYLDDQIYRNGSIFVGFQHQRVCSLLRNLEPRCVRSLSGRPLPPTLSRFCRGSN from the exons ATGTTTCTCGACTATAACGGCAATCCCATAGACGTGACACCCGATAATGTGCAGGACTATGAATACGATAAG CACGGCATAATGCTGCTCACCTCGTCGGAAACTGAGGCTTATCTGCCACCCAAATGGCAAGGCACCATCTATGGCACCATGGAAATGCTCATCAACTACCGCGACAACTTTGAT ACCGATTCAGATCTGCTGAAATTCCACGCCTTGCAGGCCTACGAGCCGGAGCTAGTTTGCTGCAGGAATGTTGTCGTGGAGCTGACGGTGCTGCCCTCCGGCCAGAGCCTGTACAGCGATGCAGAGCTTGCTGTTTTCATAGTGCACCTGTTCAAGGCCGTTACCAATCCAGACGGCACCGAAACAATCGAGGCGAACACCACCTCGCTGCTCAGCAAGGAGATTGGCACGGAGCTGAAGTTCTGCCCACATGATAATCACTATCACATGCGTCTCATGCAGGAGGGCATCGATGTGGTCTACTTGGACGACCAGATCTACAGGAATGGCTCCATCTTTGTCGGCTTTCAGCATCAGCGTGTCTGCAGTCTGCTGCGCAATCTGGAGCCTCGCTGCGTGAGGAGCCTCTCGGGTCGCCCACTGCCGCCCACCCTGAGCAGATTCTGTCGCGGCTCAAACTAA
- the LOC117901147 gene encoding uncharacterized protein LOC117901147 isoform X2: MTRSTVIRYVDETGGVEVKRRNSTYDNSPHRKPIPTRPHRFTMFPVAVEYDSYVVMITCIAHRRGHYLGAWIMTRHCKPPGKHIMAAQNALMKQEVEVLDMIDAKQFDCDVYE; encoded by the exons ATGACCCGCTCGACTGTTATACGTTACGTGGATGAAACTGGAGGCGTTGAGGTCAAGCGTCGCAATAGCA CCTATGATAATTCGCCACATAGGAAACCTATAC CCACTCGACCTCATCGCTTTACCATGTTCCCCGTGGCCGTGGAATATGACTCCTATGTGGTCATGATCACCTGCATTGCGCACCGAAGGGGCCATTATC TTGGCGCTTGGATCATGACGCGGCACTGCAAGCCGCCGGGCAAGCACATTATGGCCGCTCAGAATGCGCTCATGAAGCAGGAAGTTGAAGTTTTGGACATGATTGATGCCAAGCAGTTCGATTGCGATGTCTATGAATG a
- the LOC117901147 gene encoding uncharacterized protein LOC117901147 isoform X1 has product MTRSTVIRYVDETGGVEVKRRNSTYDNSPHRKPIPTRPHRFTMFPVAVEYDSYVVMITCIAHRRGHYLGAWIMTRHCKPPGKHIMAAQNALMKQEVEVLDMIDAKQFDCDVYEW; this is encoded by the exons ATGACCCGCTCGACTGTTATACGTTACGTGGATGAAACTGGAGGCGTTGAGGTCAAGCGTCGCAATAGCA CCTATGATAATTCGCCACATAGGAAACCTATAC CCACTCGACCTCATCGCTTTACCATGTTCCCCGTGGCCGTGGAATATGACTCCTATGTGGTCATGATCACCTGCATTGCGCACCGAAGGGGCCATTATC TTGGCGCTTGGATCATGACGCGGCACTGCAAGCCGCCGGGCAAGCACATTATGGCCGCTCAGAATGCGCTCATGAAGCAGGAAGTTGAAGTTTTGGACATGATTGATGCCAAGCAGTTCGATTGCGATGTCTATGAATGGTGA
- the LOC117901144 gene encoding apolipoprotein D yields MIQQRSGLHFLLLIGLLAGSGVLLAHAQVPFPGQCSEVKVVEDFDVEAYLGIWYEHSKYPFAFEIGKKCIYANYSLIDNETLSVVNGGINRLTGNPSNISGTAKVIGPARLAVAFFPGQQTTRANYLVLGTDYESFSVVYSCTNVTSLANIKIVWILTREREPTAETIASAKQILADNKISQSFLIDTLQSKCPKLDSNGTDFGAEDLTAGDPIDDFVGTVLPNAIEKA; encoded by the exons ATGATTCAACAACGTTCGGG CTTACATTTCTTGCTGCTTATCGGCCTGCTGGCCGGCAGTGGAGTTTTGTTGGCGCACGCTCAAGTCCCCTTTCCCGGACAGTGCTCGGAGGTCAAAGTAGTGGAAGACTTCGATGTGGAAGCG TACTTGGGCATCTGGTATGAGCATAGCAAAtatccatttgcatttgaaattggCAAGAAGTGCATCTACGCCAACTACTCGCTCATTGACAACGAAACGCTGTCCGTGGTGAATGGCGGCATCAATCGACT cacTGGCAATCCCTCGAACATAAGCGGCACAGCGAAGGTTATAGGCCCCGCACGGCTGGCTGTCGCCTTTTTTCCAGGAC AGCAAACGACAAGAGCCAACTATCTGGTACTGGGCACCGACTATGAATCATTCTCCGTTGTTTACAGCTGCACTAACGTGACATCTCTGGCTAATATCA AAATCGTTTGGATCTTAACCCGTGAGCGTGAACCCACAGCAGAGACCATTGCCTCGGCCAAACAAATCTTGGCTGATAACAAAATCTCGCAATCCTTCCTCATCGACACACTGCAGAGCAAGTGCCCCAAATTGGACTCGAATGGCACGGACTTTGGCGCTGAGGACTTGACTGCTGGCGATCCGATCGATGACTTTGTCGGCACTGTGCTGCCAAATGCCATTGAGAAGGCATGA
- the LOC117901145 gene encoding apolipoprotein D, with product MITLQFFVFPLLISSALAIIALEGPCSTNMTAVGDFDMDKFLGKWYTYSVYPSFSKRVPKCQSVDFKKKGDEHYSIRASELSTNTDTLKIKNEEVKNVDAARGRYDLMTKNSAFPEGIQIYVLDTDYDTFAIRYMCFDASNVFSFHWATIQTRIRLPPSDVIFTAQTLARRSGIILSKMIKTPQDACPPDT from the exons ATGATCACGCTGCAGTTCTTCGT TTTTCCGTTGCTTATTTCATCCGCATTGGCTATCATCGCCCTCGAGGGCCCTTGTTCCACAAACATGACAGCTGTGGGGGACTTTGATATGGATAAGTTCTTGGGCAAGTGGTACACCTATTCCGTTTATCCAAGTTTCTCGAAGCGTGTGCCCAAATGTCAGTCGGTGGATTTTAAGAAAAAAGGTGATGAACATTACTCCATAAGAGCTTCAGAGCTGAGCACCAA CACCGACACGTTGAAGATAAAAAATGAGGAGGTGAAAAATGTGGACGCAGCGCGCGGCAGATACGATTTAATGACCAAAAACAGTG CCTTTCCTGAGGGCATTCAAATCTATGTGCTGGACACGGACTACGACACGTTTGCCATACGCTACATGTGCTTCGATGCCAGCAATGTTTTCAGCTTTC ATTGGGCTACCATTCAGACCCGCATTCGTCTGCCTCCATCGGATGTTATTTTTACAGCTCAGACTTTGGCTCGCAGATCTGGCATTATTCTGAGCAAAATGATCAAAACACCACAGGATGCGTGTCCACCAGATACTTAG
- the LOC117901142 gene encoding pseudouridine-5'-phosphatase has protein sequence MAAKSSYKPVTHIIFDSDGTVMDTENIYTDAINEIVEPFGKTYTYEMKLRYMGMPALQSAQKLVAELQLPLSPEKYLKIFDAVVFRRIQNVKLMPGVKDFILHLHDHRIPMAIATSSVRAAFDVKSTPHRNLLPALHHVVCGNDPELQPGRGKPLPDIFLLAASRFHPAPEPSKCLVFEDSPNGLQAGIAAGMQVVLIPDPRVPAELRRGATQVLDSMADFKPQLFGLPHYDTCSKFEFG, from the exons ATGGCTGCTAAGTCCAGCTACAAGCCCGTCACGCACATCATCTTCGACAGTGATGGGACGGTTATGG ACACCGAAAACATCTACACGGACGCCATCAACGAGATCGTCGAGCCCTTCGGCAAAACCTACACCTACGAGATGAAGCTGCGCTACATGGGCATGCCGGCGCTGCAGTCTGCTCAAAAGTTGGTCgcggagctgcagctgccgctgtcccCCGAGAAGTACCTCAAGATATTCGACGCTGTGGTGTTCAGGCGCATTCAGAACGTGAAACTAATGCCGGGGGTCAAGGACTTCATCCTGCATCTCCACGATCATCGCATACCCATGGCCATTGCGACGAGCTCGGTGCGTGCCGCTTTTGATGTGAAGTCGACGCCGCACAGGAACCTCTTGCCCGCTCTCCACCACGTGGTCTGTGGCAATGATCCAGAGCTGCAGCCGGGCAGGGGCAAGCCTCTGCCGGACATCTTCCTGCTGGCCGCCTCTCGCTTCCATCCTGCGCCCGAGCCCAGCAAGTGTCTCGTGTTCGAGGACTCGCCCAATGGCCTGCAGGCGGGCATTGCGGCTGGCATGCAGGTGGTGCTCATACCCGATCCCCGAGTGCCCGCAGAGCTGCGACGAGGCGCCACTCAGGTGCTTGATTCCATGGCGGACTTTAAGCCGCAGCTTTTCGGTCTGCCCCACTACGACACGTGCTCAAAGTTTGAGTTTGGCTAA
- the LOC117901143 gene encoding probable pseudouridine-5'-phosphatase: protein MSESQASSRHCCFRPVTHCIFELDGLLLDSERLYTNAVQKILDPFGHIYSFDLKLRCMGSTAAEAAGLIIDSFKLPISRTQFQRLHKLHSREHLSSVGLMPGVERLLRHLQSCNVPMAIETCGTRELYDLKVRPHSQLFEVFHHAVVGSSDSEVKQCKPAPDIFLLAASRFGEDPPAKPENCLAFEFSLLGMQAALAAGMQVVLVPDALLSIRLSAPATLRLRSLEAFRPQYFGLPPF from the coding sequence ATGTCCGAATCGCAGGCCTCATCGCGGCACTGCTGCTTTCGTCCTGTCACCCACTGCATCTTTGAGCTGGACGGCCTGCTGCTCGACAGCGAGCGACTCTACACGAATGCGGTGCAGAAGATCCTCGATCCCTTCGGTCACATTTACAGCTTTGACCTGAAGCTGCGCTGCATGGGCTCAACcgcggcggaggcggcgggCCTCATCATCGACAGCTTCAAGCTGCCCATCAGCCGCACGCAGTTCCAGCGCCTCCACAAGCTGCACAGCCGCGAGCATTTGTCGTCGGTGGGTCTGATGCCCGGCGtggagcggctgctgcggcatcTGCAGTCCTGCAATGTGCCCATGGCCATCGAGACGTGCGGCACTCGGGAGTTGTACGATCTGAAGGTGCGTCCCCACTCGCAGCTCTTTGAGGTCTTCCATCACGCGGTCGTCGGCAGCTCCGACTCGGAGGTGAAGCAGTGCAAGCCAGCGCCGGATATAttcctgctggctgcctcacGCTTCGGGGAGGATCCACCCGCAAAGCCCGAGAACTGCTTGGCCTTTGAGTTCTCGCTGCTGGGCATGCAGGccgctctggctgctggcatgcaggtggtgctggtgcccgATGCGCTGCTCTCCATACGGCTGAGTGCTCCAGCTACGCTGAGACTGCGATCGCTGGAGGCCTTTAGGCCGCAGTACTTTGGGTTGCCACCGTTTTAG
- the LOC117901141 gene encoding probable pseudouridine-5'-phosphatase, whose amino-acid sequence MCNRCRRPPPPCPICCPPSCCEPRICYCIFDLESAVFDTRNIYRRAVIDIAASYNREVPELVLLPIGVMATGEMAELIVRKCKIPATWEQFLLQVNERASELISNPPLMDGVERLVRHLHKCCITLALISSSCEKLYCQKIRGREAFFEHFETLICADDPQLKRPKPEPDVYLIAMSRLGEADTGNTLVFDGSIKGVQAAADARLKVIMVPERGLPYCWSELSALRLESLEQFKPEWFGMAPLSKEAPRPKPKPSPMVESPGQSMDKQQSREEQESGEQQESREQQQEGDDAGTEEKEPKVVEIAENEASDKEETGSKRASRNWDKIRSSVRKSLRPSRKVEKDNASTKE is encoded by the exons ATGTGCAACAGATGCCGTCGCCCACCGCCGCCCTGCCCCATTTGCTGTCCGCCCAGCTGCTGCGAGCCAAGGATATGCTACTGCATCTTTGATCTGGAGAGTGCGGTGTTCG ACACCCGCAACATCTATCGCCGCGCAGTCATCGATATCGCAGCCAGCTACAATCGCGAGGTGCcggagctggtgctgctgcctatCGGTGTCATGGCCACGGGTGAAATGGCGGAGCTGATTGTCCGCAAGTGCAAAATACCCGCCACCTGGGAGCAGTTCCTGCTGCAAGTCAACGAACGCGCCTCGGAGCTCATCTCCAATCCGCCGCTGATGGACGGCGTGGAGCGACTCGTGCGGCACCTCCACAAATGCTGCATAACCCTGGCGCTGATTAGTTCCAGCTGCGAGAAGCTCTACTGCCAGAAGATACGCGGACGGGAAGCGTTCTTTGAGCACTTTGAAACGTTGATCTGTGCGGACGATCCGCAGCTGAAGCGGCCGAAGCCGGAGCCGGATGTCTATCTGATTGCCATGTCGCGTTTGGGCGAGGCGGACACCGGCAACACCCTGGTGTTCGATGGCAGCATCAAGGGCGTGCAGGCGGCAGCGGATGCTCGGCTGAAGGTCATCATGGTGCCCGAAAGGGGGCTGCCCTACTGCTGGTCGGAGTTGTCAGCGCTGCGGCTGGAGTCGCTTGAGCAGTTCAAGCCGGAATGGTTTGGCATGGCGCCACTCAGCAAGGAAGCGCCGCGACCTAAGCCCAAGCCGAGTCCAATGGTTGAGAGTCCAGGACAGTCGATGGACAAACAGCAGTCTAGGGAAGAGCAAGAGTCcggggagcagcaggagtccagggaacagcaacaagagggAGATGATGCAGGCACGGAAGAGAAGGAGCCAAAGGTAGTTGAAATTGCTGAAAATGAGGCGTCTGATAAGGAAGAAACCGGCTCGAAACGAGCCTCAAGGAACTG GGATAAGATCCGAAGTTCGGTGCGGAAATCATTGAGACCCAGTCGCAAAGTGGAGAAGGATAATGCGTCTACCAAAGAATAA